One stretch of Chryseobacterium indologenes DNA includes these proteins:
- the trmD gene encoding tRNA (guanosine(37)-N1)-methyltransferase TrmD yields the protein MRIDIISVLPELMESPFKTSILKRAMDKGLAEVHFHHLRDWAINKHKQIDDEPYGGGAGMVMMVEPLDKCISELKSQRDYDEVIYLTPDGLTLNQKIANSLSIKDNLIFLCGHYKGIDQRVRDLHITKEISIGDYVLTGGELAACVLADSIIRLLPGVLNDEQSALTDSFQDDLLSPPIYTRPESYKGLDVPKVLLSGNFGKIEEWRHDEAVRITKEKRPDLL from the coding sequence ATGAGAATTGATATCATAAGCGTACTTCCAGAATTGATGGAAAGTCCATTTAAAACCTCTATTTTGAAGAGAGCAATGGACAAAGGATTGGCAGAAGTACATTTTCACCATCTGAGAGACTGGGCCATCAATAAACATAAACAGATTGATGATGAACCTTACGGAGGAGGAGCTGGAATGGTGATGATGGTAGAGCCATTAGATAAATGTATCTCAGAACTTAAATCTCAAAGAGATTATGATGAGGTGATTTATCTGACACCTGACGGACTAACCCTGAACCAGAAAATAGCGAATTCTCTTTCTATAAAAGATAACCTGATCTTTCTTTGCGGACATTATAAAGGAATAGACCAGAGAGTAAGAGATCTTCATATTACCAAAGAAATATCAATTGGCGATTATGTCCTTACAGGAGGTGAGCTTGCCGCATGCGTACTGGCTGACTCTATTATAAGATTGCTGCCCGGAGTTTTAAATGATGAACAAAGTGCTTTAACAGACAGTTTTCAGGATGATCTTCTGTCACCTCCAATCTACACCCGACCAGAAAGCTATAAAGGATTGGATGTTCCTAAAGTTTTATTAAGCGGAAATTTTGGGAAAATTGAAGAATGGCGTCACGATGAAGCGGTAAGAATTACCAAAGAGAAACGTCCTGATCTTCTCTAA
- a CDS encoding NAD(P)/FAD-dependent oxidoreductase, with protein sequence METREKIIIIGGGFAGLQLAKTLNNKNKKVIVLDRMNHHMFQPLFYQVASGRIEPSNISFPFRKIFQQSRNTQFRMTDVKEIDAANNKVITDEAEFTYDKLIIATGCKTNFFGNKELEGKAFGMKNTQEAISIRNHVLMTFEKLIIEKSRSDDGNWNIVIVGSGPTGVELAGAFAEMKKDILPRDYPYMNFDQLKIILVSSTEKPLAVMSSEAQEKSEKYLKDLGVTFMSGEVVTDYDGDKVHLKSGKEIPSNNVIWAAGVTGNVIDGFPEEKLVRNRYIVDRYNKIKGYDNVYAIGDIAYMETPKYPQGHPQVANVAINQAKNLGKNLLKKNTGEWKEYEYDDKGSLATIGKHRAVVDLPFIKFQGFLAWYFWMFLHLMLILSVRNKLAIFFNWMWSYINKDSSLRLIIIPTKKNGTLQ encoded by the coding sequence ATAATAAGAACAAAAAGGTTATTGTTCTGGATCGGATGAATCACCACATGTTTCAGCCGCTTTTTTATCAGGTAGCCTCAGGAAGGATAGAGCCTTCCAATATTTCCTTCCCCTTCAGAAAGATTTTTCAGCAATCCAGAAACACTCAGTTTCGAATGACGGATGTCAAGGAAATTGATGCGGCCAACAATAAGGTCATTACTGATGAGGCAGAATTTACTTATGATAAGCTTATCATTGCAACAGGATGTAAAACTAATTTTTTCGGTAACAAGGAGCTTGAAGGGAAAGCTTTCGGAATGAAGAACACCCAGGAAGCAATCAGTATCAGAAATCACGTTCTGATGACCTTCGAAAAGCTAATCATTGAGAAAAGCCGAAGCGATGACGGAAACTGGAATATCGTTATCGTAGGAAGCGGGCCCACCGGCGTAGAGCTGGCGGGAGCTTTTGCTGAAATGAAAAAAGATATTCTCCCAAGAGATTATCCTTATATGAACTTCGATCAGCTGAAGATCATTCTTGTAAGTTCCACAGAAAAGCCACTTGCTGTAATGAGTAGTGAAGCTCAGGAGAAGTCTGAAAAATACCTTAAAGACCTTGGGGTAACCTTCATGAGTGGAGAAGTGGTTACAGATTATGATGGGGACAAAGTACATTTGAAAAGTGGAAAAGAAATACCTTCCAATAATGTAATCTGGGCTGCAGGAGTGACGGGAAATGTAATTGACGGTTTCCCTGAAGAAAAATTAGTAAGAAACAGATATATCGTAGACCGATACAATAAAATAAAAGGATATGATAATGTGTATGCAATTGGTGATATTGCCTATATGGAAACCCCTAAATATCCACAGGGACATCCACAGGTAGCCAACGTAGCCATTAACCAGGCTAAAAACTTAGGGAAAAATCTGTTGAAGAAAAATACAGGAGAGTGGAAGGAATATGAATATGATGACAAAGGTTCTTTAGCAACGATAGGAAAGCACAGGGCCGTTGTAGATCTCCCTTTCATAAAATTCCAGGGATTTTTAGCCTGGTATTTCTGGATGTTTCTCCATTTAATGTTAATTTTGAGCGTTCGAAATAAGCTGGCCATATTTTTTAACTGGATGTGGAGCTATATCAACAAAGATTCTTCCTTAAGATTAATTATTATACCTACTAAGAAAAACGGAACATTACAATGA